The genome window TGGAATTACACCAGAGTCAACTGCTAAAAAAGCAGATCGTGGACTTTAACCACCGGTCGGGAATTGCACCCTGCCCCGAAGATGAACGAATATTTTCTTACAATTTTCATTTTACCATGAAAAATTTTTTTGGCAAGTCCTTTTGTATATTTTTTCACGTAAGCGCTTTCTATTCAAAGTAAATAAAAACCAGCCAATTAGCTGGTTTTATTTATTCACCACGGAATATCTGTTGATAATGATTCCGCTAATGATTGGTTTTCTTTTAAACGAATTTTACGAGCAATGCTCCTTGCCTCAGCACCCGCGTGGATTCTTTTTTGTTCTTCTGTTTCTGGTTCAACGAGCGGAACTTCTACAGTTTTACCATCCGCACCCAATGCCACAAACGTTAAAAAGGAAGTTGCAGCCAAATAACGTTCTCCTGTTTTCAAATTCTCCGCAATAATTTTAACGAAGATTTCCATTGAACTTCTACCAGTTGAAGCTACATAAGACTCTAAGCAAACAGAATGATCATTTTTAATCGGTTTTAGGAAATCCACTGAGTCTGTCGATGCAGTGACAATTTCCGTACGGCAATGACGCGAGGCGCTAATGGAAGCCGTATCATCAATATAGGTCATCAATCTCCCACCAAAAAGGGTATTATGATTATTCGTGTCCGAGGGGAAAACCCGGCTCGTTTTAATTACTAGTGATTCTTTACAAAATTTTGTTTGTCTTTTTTCCATGTTTTTCGCTCCAATCTATTTATAGAGAGGCAAAGTGATAATAAAATCAGATCCTTTACCTAATTCGCTTTCAACTGATATTTTTCCATTGTGTGCTTCCACAATATTTTTAACTATCGCAAGGCCAATTCCAGTTCCAACCGCTTTTCCACGTTTTCTTGCTTTGTCCACTTTATAAAAACGCTCAAAAAGGTAGGGGATATCTTCTTCCGCAATCCCGCTACCATTGTCAGATACTGTGATTACAAGATTGCTCCTAGCTTCATCGATGGTTTGTTTTAAAATTACTTTTCCATCATAGCCTTCTTTTCCAGTATGACGAATAGCGTTCATAATTAAATTAATTAATACTTGCTCCATCCGGTCCGGGTCATAGGAATACTCTAAATCGGGTGTTTCAAGTTCTAAACCGAGTTCCACAAAGTTCTCTTTCGCAAGAACGTCAAAATTAGAAATCACTTTTCGCAGTAACGGCGCGAGCGGTAATTTTTGATTATCCATTTGATTAAAACCAGCTTCCATTCTCGCAAGATCCAGCATATCGTTCACCAAGCGTCCAATACGAAGGGATTCATCATAAATAATTTGCGCAAACTCCCGCACTTCTTCATCCGACTGAGCAACCCCATCAATAATCGCTTCACTATAACCTTGTAGCATCGAAATCGGCGTTCTTAGTTCATGCGAGACGTTATTAACAAAATCGCTTTTCATTTTTTCAAGTTGTTTCTCTTCTGTCATATCGCGAATAACCGCAACGATACTACGCACATGTTCTCCTGTATAGAGTAACGTTAAAATGGCAACATACGTATGATCAGCAAACGTGATTTCGCCAACTTGAGATTCTTTCTTTTCTAACGTATCATTCAATAATTCATTTAAAGCCACTGGAATGAGCACTTTTTCGGTATTTTCAGGTGAGAAGAACCAATTATGTAAAAATTCTTCTGCTGGCGGATTACTAAGAATAATCGTTTTATCCACACTAAATTTAATAACACCATCAGCCATCCCAACTAAAATATTGGATAGCTGTTCCTTTTCTTGCCTAAGAGCACTAACATTATACTTCAATTGCTTTGCCATATCGTTAAAAGCTACCCCAAGTTCACCAATTTCATCATGCGTATAAGTTGGTACACGATTATCAAAGTTCCCTTTAGAAACAGCAATCGCAATTTTTTTCATTTCTCGAAGCGGGAAAGCCATGCGAGAAGAAAAGACGAAAGATAAGATAGACGTAATGACTATCGCAATAATTCCCGAAATAATCAAAGTACTCATCGTTTTTTCGTTCACTTTTAGGATGTCATGATAAGACTGATAGACGTAAACAACACCAGTTTCACCGTTCGCTAATTTGAATTTCTGTGCAGAGATTTCAACCGGTAAGGAACTTTTTTCTGTTTTAAAATTATATTTCATCGTTACACTGTTATCTTTTTCTAAAGCTTTATCTAATGTCTTGTCTTGAATTAATTTATTGGCAGATGCACTAGAAATAGTATCTGGTGACTGTGATTGATAGACGCTTTTTCCGTTTTGTTCGATAATGACGCCCATCGTATCATCAAGTAGTATAAGTGCAGAATCATTATTATTTTCAGCAGAGATTACTTCATTATTTTCTTGCATTACAGTGATGATACTGGCTGTTTTGTCTTCTAATTCATTTGTTATTCGCGTAATATTATTTTTTTCATAAATCATTGCCACTAAAAATCCGGAAATAACTAAAATCCCTATTAGTAAAAGAATAATGGTACTCCAAATTTTCCCAACAATACTATTCCAAATCTTCATCTATTCTCACCTCGGTCCTCGCAAAAAAATAACGAACAAAGCACGTGCGGCATAACACTTGCCGATTAAACGTCTTTGCCCGTTATCTAAGTCTGTTTTATTAATCTTCTGGAACTTCAAATTTATATCCAAGACCCCAAACTGTTACAATCATTCTCGCAGCGTCTTCTGATACATCATGCAGTTTTTCGCGGAGTCTTTTAACGTGTGTATCAATCGTTCGCAAATCGCCAAAGAATTCATAACGCCACACTTCTTTTAAAAGTGACTCGCGGTCGAATACTTTATCCGGAGATTTAGCTAAATAATAAAGCAAGTCATATTCTTTCGGTGTCAAACCGATTTCTTTTCCATCGACAATAACACGGTGAGCTTCGTTATCAATTTTTAAATGTGGGAAGGTAATAATGTCTCCCGGTGTGCCTCCTGCTGATTCTTCTGAGGATTGTTTGGCGCGACGAAGAACAGCCTTCACGCGAAGCACAACTTCTCTTGGGCTAAATGGTTTTACGATGTAATCATCTGCACCAACTTCAAAGCCTTGTACTCGGTTAGCTTCTTCTCCTTTTGCAGTCAACATGACAACGGGTGTGGATTTAAACTCCCTCAGTTCACGACAAACTTCGATGCCATCTTTACCAGGCATCATCAAATCAAGTAGGATTACTTCATAATTATTGTTCAGCGCCATGCTTAATGCTTGATCACCATCACTAGCTTCTTCAATACGATAGTTTTCTCTTTCAAGATACATCTTAAGAAGGCGTCGTATCCGGTCCTCATCATCCACAACAAGCACTCTAACTTGTTCACTCATAAGTACTCATCCCCTAACTCTCATTTACATAAAACGATCATTTACATTCATTCAGATAAATGGAATCTTCCGTACCCACATACGAAAAAACCATATAATTGCCTATACCAAATTTCCTACGATTTAAATTATACATGTTTTTCACAAAACACGCTATTAGAAAGTATATTTTGTAAGAAAAGTTACTTTTTATTTTTACCAAATCTTGCTTCCGTTTTTAATTGTTTTACTTCATGATGGGATAATTCCCGACGTTCACCTGCGTTTAAACCACGTAAATTCAAGAACGAGTACTCTTCTCTTGATAATTTTTGTACTTCAAAGCCAACTGCCTCGAACATTTTACGCACTTGGCGATTTCTGCCTTCATGAATAGTAATTTCTACAATGGCTTTATCTTTCGTTTTGTCAGACGAACGTACTTTTACTTTTGCTGGTGCTGTTTTGCGACCATCTATCACAACACCGCGTTCTAGCTGACGAATCACTTCTCGTTCAGGAATACCTTTGATACGCGCGATATATGTTTTGGAAACTTCATTTTTCGGATGCATTAGTAAATTAGCGAAATCCCCATCATTGGTCATTAATAACAATCCAGAAGTATCATAGTCAAGTCGTCCTACTGGGTAAAGTCTTTCTGGAATATCCGCAAAATAATCCGCTACGGTTGTACGACCTTTATCATCTGTTACAGCCGAAACCGTTCCTCTTGGCTTATAAAAAAGGAAATAGCGATGTTCTTCTTTTGTTAGTTGAATTCCCTCAACTTCAATTCGCTCCGTACCGCTAACCTTCACACCTAATTCTGTGACTACTTTCCCATTCACTGTTACTTTACCTTCTTGAATAAGCTTTTCTGCTTTTCTTCTTGAAGTAATACCTGCATTTGCAATCACTTTTTGTAAACGTTCCATTCTTATTCCTCCTCCTGTTCTTTACTTTGGTTAAACCGGTCAAAAAACAGGTCCATTTCATTCTGATCTGGTTCATCTGTCGCTGGATCAGCAAGCTTTGGTAAATCCTCTAGAGAATTAAGTCCAAAAGCATCTAAAAACTCACTTGTAGTAACGTAAAGTTTTGCTCGGCCTGCACCGTCAACACGACCTTTATCTGTTACAAGCCCTTTGGCGACCAAGGTTCTAATCGGACCATCAGTTTGAACACCGCGAACCTCGTCCACTTCCATTCTTGTAACTGGTTGGCGGTAAGCAATAATTGCTAATGTCTCTAATGATGCTTGCGATAAAACGGTATTGCTTGGAACTTCGACTAATTTACGTAAAAATTCTGCATGCGCTTTTTTCGTAGCTAATTGAAATGTTCCGGCAAGCTCTAGTAATATTAGACCTCTGTCAGCACTTTCGTTATATCGTTCACTTAAAAGCTCTAATAAATTGAGTGCTTCAATGTGCGTGATTTCCATGACTTCAGTTAATTGTTCCGTTGAAAGTCCCGCATCTCCCGCAGCAAAAAGCAAACTCTCTAATACGCCTAATTGTTCTTCTCTGTTCACGATATTTCTTCCCCTTTACCTTGCACATATAAATCCGCAAAACTTTCCGCTTGTTCTACTTCGACTAATTTTCGTTTCATTAATTCTAACAAAGCTAAAAATGTAACGACAAGTTGCTCTTTCGTTTGTTCTTCAAATAACTCGTCAAATCGTAAGCGATGATTTACTTGTAGATTTAATTTCTCTAAAACAGAATCCATTCTTTGATCAATAGAGATTTCTTGTGTTGTAATTCTTGTATGGAGCGGTTTATTTAACTTTTTCCGACGTAGCATTTTGTTAAATGCACTTAGCATATCGTTTAATGAAACATCTAGTTCTGCCACTTTGGTACCATCATCATACTCTGCTAAATCCATCGGTGGTTTACTAAAATAAAAGCTCCGTTCCGCTTCTTTTTCTTTTAGTTCTTTTGCGGCTTCTTTGAATCGTTTGTATTCCATTAGTTTTTCAACTAAAGCATCACGAGGATCTTCTTCCTCTTCTAGTGTATCATAATCGATTTCCAGTTCTTGCTTTGGAAGTAGCATCTTACTTTTAATTGCTAGTAAAGTTGCTGCCATCACTAAATATTCACTCGCGACATCCAATTCCATTTCTTGCATTGTATGAACAAATTCCATGTATTGGTCCGTAATTTCAGCCATAGGGATGTCATAAATATCGACTTCTAGTTGTCCAATTAAATGAAGAAGTAAGTCAAGCGGTCCTTCAAACGCGTCCACTTTAAAATTCATTTCTACCATATCTGTCCCGCCCTACTATAATGAAAGATCATTTTGCACTAAATTTTCATATGTTTCGCGAGCAACGATTAATTTATCGACTCCGTTTTCCACAAAAACAACTGGTGGTCTTGGGATACGGTTATAATTACTTGCCATCGCATAACCATAGGCACCAGTACAAAATACCGCCAAAACTTCACCAGCGTTTGATTTTGGTAGTGGCAAATCCCATATTAACATATCACCAGACTCACAGCATTTTCCTGCGATAGCCACTGTTTCTTCTGCTACTTTTTCAGGGTTTGCCGCTAAAACAGCATCATAATGCGCATCATATAACGCTGGACGAATATTGTCAGACATGCCGCCATCCACTGCGATATAATTTCTAATTCCCGGAACTTCTTTACGCGATCCAACTTTGTAAAGTGTTGTTCCTGCTTCACCAACAAGGGAACGACCTGGTTCAATCCAAATTTCTGGAATATCAATATCATTGCTCTCAGCCACATCTCGCACTTCATCCATAATTTGTCGCACATATTCGCTAGGTTCAAGAGGTTCGTCTTCTGCAGTATAACGCACACCGAAACCGCCACCAAGATTAAGTACTTTAGAATCAAATCCCAGAGTTTGGTGCCATTCAACTAATTTATCCATAATACGACGAGCGGCTAATTTAAAACCAGTTGTTTCAAAAATTTGCGAACCAATATGACAGTGAAGGCCAATTAAATCAAAGGACGCACTTGCATGAAGTACTTGTTTAATCGCTTTTTCAGCTTGTCCATTTGTAAGTCCAAATCCAAATTTCGAATCATCTTGGCCTGTTAAAATATAGTCATGTGTATGAGCTTCTATCCCCGGGGTCACGCGAATTAAAACCGAAGCCTTTTCATTTCGTTCTATTAATATATCTTCTAATAAACTAATTTCATAATAATTATCGATAACAAAACAACCGATGCCATAGTCAAGCGCCATATGTATTTCTTCTGCACTTTTATTATTTCCATGAAAATGAATTCTTTCAGGAGGGAAATTTGCTTTTATTGCCGTATAAAGTTCTCCGCCTGAAACAACATCTAGCGATAAACCTTCTTCGGCCATAAGCTGATAAATAGCAACTGCAGAGAATGCTTTACTCGCATAAGCCACTTGCGCTTTTACCCCTAGCTCTTCGAATGTTTTCTTAAACCCTCTTGCTCGGTCACGGATTAGCGCTACATCATAAACGTAAAGTGGCGTACCATATTTGTCAGCAAGCTTTAAAGTGTCCACCCCTCCAATTTCGAGATGTCCTTCTGCATTTACATTCATTGTTCCAAGCCGTTCAAACGTCACGCCAATCCCACCTTTACATTATAGATTTTTAAAAGTTCTTTTATATAGTAGCATACTAAGAAGCCGAGCGACAATAACTATCTGAAAATATTATCAAATACGTAAAAAACTCAGCCCAAATCTGTTATCTCCTTGCTTCAGAAAATAACAAATTGGGGCTGAGATTAGCTACCAATTATTTTAAGAAATTTTAGCAACAATTGCTTTTACGTATTGTAAAAACGTGCTACGAACTTGGTCTGTAGTTTCAATAACTTCTGTATGAGAAAGTGGTTGGTCCAAAATTCCGGCCGCCATATTCGTAATACAAGAAATACCAAGCACTCGTAATCCAGCATGGTTCGCAATGATTACTTCCGGTACAGTGGACATACCAACTGCGTCTGCTCCAAGCGTGCGCATCATTTGAATTTCAGCAGGTGTTTCATAAGTTGGACCGCTAAATCCAGCATAAACACCTTCACGGATAGTCAAATTAAGTTCTTGAGCAATAAGTCTAGCATCCACACGTAGAGCTAAATTATACGCTTCTGACATATCTGGGAAACGAGGACCAAAATGCTCATCATTTGGTCCGATAAGTGGGCTAGTCCCTGTGAAGTTAATATGATCAGAAATCAACATTAAATCTCCAGCAGAATACAATTCGTTCACACCACCAGCAGCATTCGTCACAATAAGAACTTCTACGCCTAGCTCTTTCATAACACGAACTGGGAAAGTAACATCTTGCATTGAATAGCCTTCATAAAAGTGAAAACGTCCTTGCATTGCCACAACTTCTTTATTTTCTAACTCACCAAAAACAAATTGTCCAGCATGTCCTTCTACTGTGGAAACAGGAAAATGTGGGATTTCGCTATAAGAAAGTTTTATCGGTTGGTTTACTTCATCCGCAAGCACACCTAAACCAGAACCAAGAATCAAACCGATTTTTGGTGTCCCAGTGTAACTTTCTCTAATTTTCGCAACTGCTTCGTTTACTTTTTCTAAACTCATTTTTGTTCCTCCCTTTTCCTATTTCAAGTCTCTTAAAAAACTTGTTCCATATTCAGGCATTTTCACATCAAAATTATCAGCAACTGTTGCACCAAGATCAGCAAACGTTTTGCGTAATTCTAATTCTGAACCACCATTTTTGAAGCGTGGTGAGTATACAAGTAATGGTACAAACTCACGTGTGTGGTCTGTGCCAGAGTATGTTGGGTCATTTCCGTGATCAGCTGTAATAATTAATAGATCATCATCTGTTAATTTTTCCATTACTTCTACTAAACGACCGTCAAAATCAACAAGCGCATCTGCATAACCTTGTGGATCACGACGATGTCCGAAGAGTGCATCAAAGTCTACTAAATTCAAGAAACTCATACCGTTAAAATCTTTATCTAATACAGCAATAAATTGATCCATTCCGTCCATATTTGATTTCGTACGGATAGATTCCGTAACACCTTCACCATCAAAAATATCAGAAATTTTACCAATGGCAATCACGTCTTTACCGCCATCTTTTAAAGCATCCATTACAGTTGGCTTAAATGGTTTTAGCGCATAGTCATGACGATTTGGCGTTCTAACAAACGCACCTGGTTCACCGACAAATGGACGAGCGATAATACGACCAAGCATGTACGGATCATCTAGCGTAATTTTACGACAAAATTCACAGATTTCATATAGTTCTTCAAGAGGTACTACATCTTCATGCGCAGCAATTTGTAAAACTGAGTCAGCTGATGTGTAAACAATGAGAGCACCTGTTTTGACATGCTCTTCTCCAAGTTCAGCCATAATTTCTGTTCCGCTCGCTGGTTTATTTCCAATTACTTTACGTCCTGTTTTTTCTTCAATTTGGTTGATTAAATCGTCAGGAAATCCATCTGGGAATACGCGGAAAGGTGTGTCAATGTATAGGCCCATGATTTCCCAGTGACCAGTCATTGTATCTTTACCGTTCGAAGCTTCTTGCATTTTTGTATAGTAAGCAAGTGGTTTTTCCGCTTTTTTAATTCCTTCGATTTCACGAATATTCGATAAACCTAATTTGCCCATTTCAGGCATTTTTAGTCCGCCGACGTGTTTGGCAATATGTCCAAATGTATCTACATCAAAATCACCAAATTTAGCGGCATCTGGTGCTTCTCCAATACCAACTGAATCCATTACAACTACATGTACTCGTTTAAATTTATCTGGCATATTTACTCATCCTTTTCAACTATATTTTTTAAGCGCGTGGGTGAAATTGTTTGTAGACATCTTTCAAACGCAGCTTTGTTACGTGTGTATAAATTTGTGTAGTGGAGATATCGGCGTGACCAAGGAGTTCTTGAACCGACCTTAAATCAGCCCCATTTTCAAGCAAATGAGTGGCAAATGAATGACGCAAAGTATGCGGTGTAATCGGCTTTTCAATGCCCGATTCTTTTGCAATACCTTTTAAAATCTTCCAGAAACCCTGTCTTGTAAGTCCTTGACCGTGATGATTTAAAAAGACAAAATCATTTCGGTATTTCGGTCTACGAAGTTTCGGTCTCGCTTCCTCTAAATACTTTTCTAACACAGTTGTTGCCGTTTTTCCCAGTGGGATAATTCTCTCTTTATCCCCCTTACCAATCGTTTGAATAAAACCCATATGAAGGTGCAAATCGTCCATTTTCAAGCTGACAAGTTCGGTTACACGAAGCCCCGTCGCGTATAAAATTTCCATCATTGCTTGATCACGCAGTCCGAGAGGTGTACTTGTATCAGAAGAGCTAAGTAACTTCTCGACATCATCAAGGTTCAAAACTTTTGGTAATCCCTTGGCTTGCTTTGGCGTTTCAATTTGAATCATTGGGTCATGTGACATTTTCCCATCATGCATTAAATAATGAAAGAAAGATCGCAGTGAAGCAATATATCGCGCTACACTTCTTGGTGATTTTCCTTCTTGTCTTGCAAATGCCATAAAACCAACTATATCGCTTCGTTCAAGTGTATTCGGATCAGTTAACTCCTTCGTTACATCCATATAAGAAACAAAATAGTGTAAATCTCGTTCATAAGCTTTGATTGTATTCGCGGATAAACCTCTCTCTACAATTAAAAAATGTAAAAAATCTTCAATTAAATCATTCATAAGCGTTTCCTCCACAAATCCTATTCTACCATGTTACACCCCCACTGAAAACGTTTAATTAATAGAAAAAGACTTGTAATACTTTTCGCGCAATTCAGTCCATCTTTTTGACCATAAAAAAAGTTTGAGATAAATTATCCCAAACTCTCGCATTATTCTTTTTTTAGATTTTTGTCTGCAATTCGCGCAAATCCCTTGGAAAGTCAGACGATGATCTTTAACAAGAAAGTTCCACTTCGATTCGACGATTTTCTCCACATCTTCTAATAAGTCTTCTTGAATTTCCTCTACAGACCCGCACTCTAAGCATACTAAATGATGATGAAAATGTTTAGCGCCTTCTTGTCTCAAGTCATACCG of Listeria monocytogenes contains these proteins:
- a CDS encoding purine-nucleoside phosphorylase; translation: MSLEKVNEAVAKIRESYTGTPKIGLILGSGLGVLADEVNQPIKLSYSEIPHFPVSTVEGHAGQFVFGELENKEVVAMQGRFHFYEGYSMQDVTFPVRVMKELGVEVLIVTNAAGGVNELYSAGDLMLISDHINFTGTSPLIGPNDEHFGPRFPDMSEAYNLALRVDARLIAQELNLTIREGVYAGFSGPTYETPAEIQMMRTLGADAVGMSTVPEVIIANHAGLRVLGISCITNMAAGILDQPLSHTEVIETTDQVRSTFLQYVKAIVAKIS
- a CDS encoding acyl-CoA thioesterase; the encoded protein is MEKRQTKFCKESLVIKTSRVFPSDTNNHNTLFGGRLMTYIDDTASISASRHCRTEIVTASTDSVDFLKPIKNDHSVCLESYVASTGRSSMEIFVKIIAENLKTGERYLAATSFLTFVALGADGKTVEVPLVEPETEEQKRIHAGAEARSIARKIRLKENQSLAESLSTDIPW
- the xerD gene encoding site-specific tyrosine recombinase XerD — encoded protein: MNDLIEDFLHFLIVERGLSANTIKAYERDLHYFVSYMDVTKELTDPNTLERSDIVGFMAFARQEGKSPRSVARYIASLRSFFHYLMHDGKMSHDPMIQIETPKQAKGLPKVLNLDDVEKLLSSSDTSTPLGLRDQAMMEILYATGLRVTELVSLKMDDLHLHMGFIQTIGKGDKERIIPLGKTATTVLEKYLEEARPKLRRPKYRNDFVFLNHHGQGLTRQGFWKILKGIAKESGIEKPITPHTLRHSFATHLLENGADLRSVQELLGHADISTTQIYTHVTKLRLKDVYKQFHPRA
- the deoB gene encoding phosphopentomutase; the protein is MPDKFKRVHVVVMDSVGIGEAPDAAKFGDFDVDTFGHIAKHVGGLKMPEMGKLGLSNIREIEGIKKAEKPLAYYTKMQEASNGKDTMTGHWEIMGLYIDTPFRVFPDGFPDDLINQIEEKTGRKVIGNKPASGTEIMAELGEEHVKTGALIVYTSADSVLQIAAHEDVVPLEELYEICEFCRKITLDDPYMLGRIIARPFVGEPGAFVRTPNRHDYALKPFKPTVMDALKDGGKDVIAIGKISDIFDGEGVTESIRTKSNMDGMDQFIAVLDKDFNGMSFLNLVDFDALFGHRRDPQGYADALVDFDGRLVEVMEKLTDDDLLIITADHGNDPTYSGTDHTREFVPLLVYSPRFKNGGSELELRKTFADLGATVADNFDVKMPEYGTSFLRDLK
- a CDS encoding response regulator transcription factor is translated as MSEQVRVLVVDDEDRIRRLLKMYLERENYRIEEASDGDQALSMALNNNYEVILLDLMMPGKDGIEVCRELREFKSTPVVMLTAKGEEANRVQGFEVGADDYIVKPFSPREVVLRVKAVLRRAKQSSEESAGGTPGDIITFPHLKIDNEAHRVIVDGKEIGLTPKEYDLLYYLAKSPDKVFDRESLLKEVWRYEFFGDLRTIDTHVKRLREKLHDVSEDAARMIVTVWGLGYKFEVPED
- a CDS encoding segregation/condensation protein A, whose amino-acid sequence is MVEMNFKVDAFEGPLDLLLHLIGQLEVDIYDIPMAEITDQYMEFVHTMQEMELDVASEYLVMAATLLAIKSKMLLPKQELEIDYDTLEEEEDPRDALVEKLMEYKRFKEAAKELKEKEAERSFYFSKPPMDLAEYDDGTKVAELDVSLNDMLSAFNKMLRRKKLNKPLHTRITTQEISIDQRMDSVLEKLNLQVNHRLRFDELFEEQTKEQLVVTFLALLELMKRKLVEVEQAESFADLYVQGKGEEIS
- a CDS encoding ATP-binding protein; the protein is MKIWNSIVGKIWSTIILLLIGILVISGFLVAMIYEKNNITRITNELEDKTASIITVMQENNEVISAENNNDSALILLDDTMGVIIEQNGKSVYQSQSPDTISSASANKLIQDKTLDKALEKDNSVTMKYNFKTEKSSLPVEISAQKFKLANGETGVVYVYQSYHDILKVNEKTMSTLIISGIIAIVITSILSFVFSSRMAFPLREMKKIAIAVSKGNFDNRVPTYTHDEIGELGVAFNDMAKQLKYNVSALRQEKEQLSNILVGMADGVIKFSVDKTIILSNPPAEEFLHNWFFSPENTEKVLIPVALNELLNDTLEKKESQVGEITFADHTYVAILTLLYTGEHVRSIVAVIRDMTEEKQLEKMKSDFVNNVSHELRTPISMLQGYSEAIIDGVAQSDEEVREFAQIIYDESLRIGRLVNDMLDLARMEAGFNQMDNQKLPLAPLLRKVISNFDVLAKENFVELGLELETPDLEYSYDPDRMEQVLINLIMNAIRHTGKEGYDGKVILKQTIDEARSNLVITVSDNGSGIAEEDIPYLFERFYKVDKARKRGKAVGTGIGLAIVKNIVEAHNGKISVESELGKGSDFIITLPLYK
- the scpB gene encoding SMC-Scp complex subunit ScpB codes for the protein MNREEQLGVLESLLFAAGDAGLSTEQLTEVMEITHIEALNLLELLSERYNESADRGLILLELAGTFQLATKKAHAEFLRKLVEVPSNTVLSQASLETLAIIAYRQPVTRMEVDEVRGVQTDGPIRTLVAKGLVTDKGRVDGAGRAKLYVTTSEFLDAFGLNSLEDLPKLADPATDEPDQNEMDLFFDRFNQSKEQEEE
- a CDS encoding pseudouridine synthase — encoded protein: MERLQKVIANAGITSRRKAEKLIQEGKVTVNGKVVTELGVKVSGTERIEVEGIQLTKEEHRYFLFYKPRGTVSAVTDDKGRTTVADYFADIPERLYPVGRLDYDTSGLLLMTNDGDFANLLMHPKNEVSKTYIARIKGIPEREVIRQLERGVVIDGRKTAPAKVKVRSSDKTKDKAIVEITIHEGRNRQVRKMFEAVGFEVQKLSREEYSFLNLRGLNAGERRELSHHEVKQLKTEARFGKNKK
- the lysA gene encoding diaminopimelate decarboxylase; protein product: MTFERLGTMNVNAEGHLEIGGVDTLKLADKYGTPLYVYDVALIRDRARGFKKTFEELGVKAQVAYASKAFSAVAIYQLMAEEGLSLDVVSGGELYTAIKANFPPERIHFHGNNKSAEEIHMALDYGIGCFVIDNYYEISLLEDILIERNEKASVLIRVTPGIEAHTHDYILTGQDDSKFGFGLTNGQAEKAIKQVLHASASFDLIGLHCHIGSQIFETTGFKLAARRIMDKLVEWHQTLGFDSKVLNLGGGFGVRYTAEDEPLEPSEYVRQIMDEVRDVAESNDIDIPEIWIEPGRSLVGEAGTTLYKVGSRKEVPGIRNYIAVDGGMSDNIRPALYDAHYDAVLAANPEKVAEETVAIAGKCCESGDMLIWDLPLPKSNAGEVLAVFCTGAYGYAMASNYNRIPRPPVVFVENGVDKLIVARETYENLVQNDLSL